GACCCTATCCTGTCGAGCATGCTCAAAAGAAAAGATGGAAACCTGGCCAATCTGATCCTCCACGAGCTTACGCATGGTACGCTTTTTGTCAAAAACAACCTGGAACTGAATGAGAACCTGGCCAGTTTCGTGGGTGATCAGGGTGCTATCCGGTTTTTGAGATATAAGTATGGTGCCGAATCCGCCGAAATGCGGGCGTATGAGTATTCAAAAAAATACAACGATGGCTATTCGCAGCATATGCTGAGAGGGACAGTCAGACTGGATAGTTTGTATCAAACATTTGGAAATGACCAGTCCGCCGATGCGGGAAAGGATTCTTTGAAGAAAAAGCTGATCCGGCAAATCATCGAAGATGCTGACACACTGCTTTCAGGGACTCAGACGTTAACAACAAAAAGGCGCCTGGCGGACGATAAAATCCCGAACAATGCATACTTTATCAGCTATTTAACCTATAAGTCGAAACAGGATATGTTTTTACGGGAGTTTGAAAACAGGTTTGCAGGCGATCTGAAAGCTTACCTGCAATACCTTAAAAAGCAATACCCCTCTATGTAATTTCATGATAAAAATGAAAGTAATTAGCTCATTATTAAGCGCTTCTATCATATTACTCTTGCTTTCGTTCCGGCAAATGGAGGGACAGTCAGCAGAAATGCGCGTGGTGCCCAACAAAAGTTTTGGCACAGGTGAGCGGGTGGAATATCGCGTTCACTATGGATTTATCAATGCGGCCGAAGCCAGAGTGGAGATCTCAAAGAATGTATCAATGATCAACAACAGGCCATGCTACCGGGTGAACGTGACAGGCAGGACAGTGGGAGCATTCGATCTGATCTCAAAAGTGCGCGATACCTGGCGTTCTTACATCGACACGACCGCCATTTTACCCCAAATGTTTGAGCGGCAGATTCAGGAGAACAAGTACCGGAAGGAGGAAAAAGTCTTATTTAACCACCAAAAAGACCAGGCTGTTGCCAGTGTTAAGGACGAAACCAAAACTTTTGCGGTTCCCAATAACATTCACGACATTATCAGCGGCTACTTTTACCTCCGCACCGTCAATTTTGATAAGGTTTCCGAAGGTGAAATTATCGAGGTACCCACTTTTTTTGACGGGGAAGTTTACAAACTGCGGGTTAGGTATGTGGGCAAAGATGTTATTAAGACAAAATTTGGAAGAACGCGGGTATTAAGACTTAACCCGCTGATCCCCACCAATAAATTCTTTAAAGATGAAGGTGCAATGCGGCTGTGGGTGACAGATGATTCCAACAAAGTCCCACTCAAAGCCGAAGTAGATCTGCGGATCGGATCGCTTGAAATGGATCTGAAATCTTACAAAGGTTTGCGGAAAGAAATCAATTGGTATTAAGGCTGCTGCGCCGCTTCCTCCAATTCTGGATTTGTCTGAAAGGAAATGGTAAAAGGTTTTTTGACACCTTCCAGAATGCTACCGCTTCACCTCCGAAGCTTTTGTAAAATGAAACAACGGAAGCTTTCTGTGGACTTTCGAAGTCGATGGTAAGTCTTTTTCCTGCATTCAGTTTCATATAAGAATCCAGCAGAAATGTTCTCGCATTACCCTTTCTGCCGATTTCGTCAGCCGCATTGAAAAGAAAAATGGCTTTGTCCCCGTCTCTCACCATGAGGATGCCAGCATGGATAACACCGTTTTTGTGTGCATACCACAGATCACAGCATTGCAAACTCGTCAACTTTGTAAAAATGGCTTCCAGCACATCATATGAGCTGTGGTGAACGCCCCCCGGAATCTTGCCCGCAGTATTATTTACAAAAAGGAAAATCAAAGGATGGATGTTCTTGCTAACCGAAAATTGCCACCCCAATTTTAAAGAGCGTTTCAAATTCACACGGCGGTCTTTTGAAAAACCGGCCGCGATTTCAGCATAATCCCGATCTGTCCCAAGCCAGTGTGTCTCTTGCTTTTCGAAATGCATGAGAGGAGTTTTTCCGGCAAAACTCATTAATACCTGGAAGCTTTCCGGATTAAAGTGATAGGCAGAAATATATTTATAGTGGCTGTTGAACTGCGCCAAAAACGCCTCCATCGCGTGCAGGCTGACTGGACCGCGGCAAAATATGCCCAGGTATTGACAAAAAACCGGCTGATAAACGATTTCTACGCCCAACTTCCGGCGAACCGGTATAGGCATAATAACCTCGTAATCACCTTGTGCCGGCCACACGAGCGCTTTCCACTCCGCACAGACAATGTCGAGGTAAAAGGTATGGGCGTAGATAATGCCCTGCCTGGATTCCCGGATAAGCCTGTTCCAGGCGGCATCGTAAATTTCCGTGCGGTTTAAAAGGATTGGGATCAACGTTTAAGAGTCAAGTGTGAAAGTTCCTGACCCTTTAGACGTAAGATGCTACTTAAAGTAACTGCGAAGCTTCTGTAAAGTTTCTTCCACGTCCGGAGTTTCGTCCATTAGCAGGTTAATACTTTGAATGGAGTGGATTACCGTACTATGATCACGTCCACCAAAATGGTACCCAATTGATTTGAGAGGCAAGTCTGTATATTCCTTGGCAAGAAACATAGCCAGCTGTCGCGGATAAACTACTTCCTTCTTGCGGCTTTTACTTTTCAGGTCCGCAATCGTTACCTGAAAATAATCGGCAATTACTTCTTGAATGGTATCAATCGTAACTTCCTTATTCTCATTCATAACGATGTTTTTCAGCGTATTCTTCGCCAATTCCACATCGATTTCCCGGCGCGTCAGCGAAGCCTGTGCCATCAGCGAAACGATCACTCCTTCCAGTTCCCTTACATTGGAATTGACACTGTGGGCAATGTATTCGATCACATCGTAATCAATATAAATGCCTTCCGATTGTATCTTTTTCTGAATGATCGCAATCCGCGTTTCATAGTCCGGAGCCTGTAAATCGGCGGTAAGCCCCCATTTAAACCTCGAAAGCAAGCGATCCTGCAAGCCCTGTAACTCTCTCGGAGGCCTGTCGCTCGTCATAATAATCTGCTTGCCGAGCTGGTGCAGGTGGTTGAAAATATGGAAGAAAGTATCCTGCGTTTTTTCTTTACCTGACAAGAACTGCACGTCGTCAATTGCAAGTACATCCACCTTCATATAAAAATCGGTGAAATCCTGCAGGGTATTATTTTTAATCGAGTTAATGAACTGGTTGGTAAATTTTTCGGAAGAAACATACAGCACCAGCTTATTTTCATAGTGGTTCATGATGTAATTGCCGATAGCCTGCACCAAATGCGTTTTACCAAGTCCTACCCCACCGTACATCATGAGTGGATTGAATGACGTTAGGCCCGGGCGTTGCGCAACGGCAAACCCTGCCGACCGGGCAAGCCTGTTACAGTCTCCCTCAATGAAATTATCGAATGAATAGTTGGGATTAAGATAGGTGTCCAGGTTCATCGAATCCTGGTCCTTGGTTTTATGATTAGAGCCCAGACGCGGATCGGTAACAAAATTATCCGGCTTCGAATAGTTCGGCGACTTGGGCGTCGACACGTTCATGGTAAGCGGCTGGTGCTTGTCGTTTCCCTTATCAACGATGATCGAATATTCCAGCATCCCGTCGCGGCCGATCGCATAATCCAACGCCTTTCTGAGCAGGTTTACATAATTATCTTCCAGCCATTCATAAAAAAACTGGCTTGGCACCTGGATAGTCAGCACTTTTCCGTACAGTCGCAAAGGCCGGATTGGCTCAAACCACGTCTTAAAGCTTTCATCAGGAATGTGCTGCTGAACAATCCTCAGACAGGCATTCCAGACGTGGTCCACTTCTGTATTTGTGTTTACTCTTTCCAATGTGTAATTAACCAAGACTCAAATTTTTGTTTAAGGGACGGCAAAGATATAAAAATACCTGATCTGTCAAGATTGGTCCAGGGTTCAATTTAATACCAATATGCTCTAACTCCAAGCCAAACGATAAAATCGGAAAGATTAAAAATCCGGGCCCCGCTCTTTTGCTTTACCTGCATGTTTCAACCCAAAATATGACCCCAAATTTGTAGTTTTGCCTATATCGCCAACTCACTTTTAAGCCGCTCTGCACGATGTCCAGCTCTTTTTTCTCTGAATTTACACCGGCCGATAAGGCGGCCTGGGAAAAACAGGCACGGAAAGAACTGAAAGAAAAGTACGGGTCACTGGTTAAATGGAACCCGGCAAAAGACATTTCGATCGACTCTTATCATACCGCGCAGGACCTGGATGCGAAAGGGGTATCGGAAATGCAGCAATCGCAAAGGGCATTGCCGGGCTGGCTGAATATCCCGCCCGTTCGCTTTACAGAAACGGCACAAACCAATTCCGATATCAAAAATGTAGTGAATTCCGGTGGCGACGGCGCATTGATTTTACTGAACGATCGCACGCTTTCACAACAGGAGTTTTCAAGATTGTTCTTAGACGTCCGACTAAGTGACCATACCTTCTTTTTTCAAAGCGCCTGGCCTGCCGATGAACTGTTCCGGCGACTTTCGCAGAATACCGGATACAAATTAAGAGGCGGAATCGCGTTTGATCCGGTTGCCAACTGGATGCGGACAGGTATGGCGTTTGAGCAGAATTTGGAAGCTATTTTAAGTTTAACTAAAAACCCCGCTCGCCTGCCTGGCTTTCGTCCGGTGATGGTCGAATCTCACCTTTACCACAATAATGGTGCTGATCCGGTTCAGGAACTTGCCTTTACCATTTCCAGCGCAGTGATATACCTGGATACGCTGACCGATTTGGGATTGTCAGCCGCTCAGGCACTTGATGAAATGTTCTTTTCGATATCAATCGGCACATCCTATCTCATTGAAATCAGTAAAATAAGGGCACTGAGGCACTTGTTACACAAATTGGCCGGTGCCTACGATATTCCTGCGGGACAGAGCAACATATATATCCACGCTCAAACTTCCCTTTTTTACCATTCTGAAACTGCCAGCTATACAAACCTGGTCCGGGAAAGCGCAGCAGCAATGAGTGCGGTGTTGGGAGGATGTGACGCATTGACTGTCAACGGATTCCAATCCCATTTACCCCAACCGACGCTGCTTTCGGATCGGATTGCAAGGAACATTTCTCCGGTACTTGCTCATGAAGGCTTTTTCGATGCAGTCGCTGACCCTGCCGCGGGATCGTATGCCATCGAAAATATGTCGTTAAAACTTTCAGAGGCAGCCTGGGCGCTTTTTATTGAGATCGAAGAAAAAGGTGGATTGATCGATTGCTTTAAAAGTGGGTTTGTACAAAAGGAACTGAGGAATTCTTTTGATAAAAAGGTCAGTGATCTGAATCACTCAGCAGCTGTCATGATAGGAGTGAATCGTTTTAATGAGAAAGAAATGCTCGCTGGAAATGATGTCGTCGAAGCGCTGAATCCAGACGCATTCAATTTGTTGAAGTACCTGCGGTTATCATCATTTTTTCAAAACAAACAGGAAACGCCATGAAACCCGATTTCAAAAAGTTTCACGACCAGCAACCAGCTTCCGTTTCTTTTGAAAAAGATACCCGGAAACCATTGATAACACGCGAAGGAATCCGCATTTCGAGCCGATTTGGAACAGAAGATATCGCCAGTGCAGAACATACTGCGTTTGGTGCCGGAATCCCTCCTTTTTTGAGAGGACCGTATGCCAGTATGTACCTCGACCGGCCATGGACAATACGCCAATACGCCGGCTTTTCGACCGCTACCGAATCCAATGCTTTCTACAAAAGAAACCTGGCAGCAGGGCAAAAAGGCCTGTCAGTCGCATTTGACCTGGCAACGCACCGGGGTTACGACTCCGATCATCCCAGGGTGACTGGTGATGTAGGCAAAGCGGGGGTTGCGATAGATTCTGTGGAAGATATGAAAGTCCTTTTCGATCAGATTCCGCTCGACCAAATGTCGGTTTCCATGACGATGAACGGTGCAGTTATCCCCATTCTCGCCTTTTTTATCGTCGCAGCGGAAGAGCAGGGAGTGGCAAAAGAGCTGTTGTCAGGCACGATCCAGAATGACATTTTGAAGGAGTTTATGGTGCGGAATACCTATATATACCCTCCCGGATCCTCCATGCGCATTGTGGCGGACATTTTCGCCTATACATCCCGGTTTATGCCGAAATTCAATTCAATCAGCATCAGCGGCTACCATATGCACGAGGCTGGTGCGCCTGCGCATTTGGAACTTGCATACACACTCGCAGACGGACTTGAGTATATCAGGACCGGCATCGCGGCAGGAATTGACATTGACGATTTTGCGCCAAGATTGTCGTTTTTCTGGGGAATAGGAATGAACCATTTTATGGAGATCGCCAAAATGCGTGCTGCACGTTTACTATGGGCTAAAATTGTCCGGCAATTTAACCCGACAAACGAGAAATCGATGGCGTTGCGGACACATTGCCAGACCAGCGGGTATAGTCTCACGGCGCAGGATCCTTTTAACAATGTAACGCGGACAACTGTGGAAGCATTGGCGGCTGTACTGGGGCATACGCAGTCTTTGCATACCAACTCCCTTGACGAAGCGATGGCTTTGCCAACGGACTTTTCGGCCCGGATTGCACGCAATACCCAGCTTTTCTTGCAACACGAGACTGATGTTTGCCATTTTGTTGATCCCTGGGGCGGTTCGTATTATGTTGAATTTTTAACAGGCGAGCTCGTAAAAAAAGCCTGGCAACTGATCGAAGAGGTCGAGGGTTTGGGCGGTATGACCAGAGCGATTGAAGCCGGCTTGCCAAAAATGCGGATCGAAGAAGCCGCAGCGCGCAAACAAGCCAGGATTGACTCCGGAAAAGACATTATTGTGGGAGTTAATAAATATAAACCCGGCGAAGACGATGTCATTGATCTGTTGGAAATCGATAACCAGGCAGTCCGCCAGGCTCAGATTGAAGCATTGGACCGCATTCGCAGTCAACGAAATAACAGGGAGGTGAAAGCAGCACTGGCAGCGATTACCGATGCGTGCCGCCAGGAAGGAGGCAAAAGTATGCACACTAACCTGCTGGCGCTTGCCGTAGAAGCGGCCAGGAAAAGAGCTACATTGGGTGAAATTTCGGAAGCAATGGAAAAGGAATTCGGGAGGTACAAATCTACGATCAGGTCTGTTTCAGGCATATATCAGGCGGAAGCATCCGACGATGAGAATTTTAAGCTCGCCCGGATTATGTCTGATCAATTTGCGGAGATGGAAGGCCGCAGGCCGCGCATTCTGGTAGCCAAAATGGGCCAGGACGGTCACGACAGAGGAGCCAAAGTAATCGCGACCAGCTTTGCCGACCTGGGCTTTGACGTCGATATCGGCCCCCTGTTTCAGACACCACAGGAAGTTGCGCAGCAGGCAGCGGAAAATGATGTGCATGTAATAGGTGCTTCGAGTCTCGCCGCCGGACATAAAACGCTTATTCCGGAGCTGATCGAAGCCTTGAAAGCGCTCGGCAGGCCTGACATCATGGTGATCGCCGGCGGCGTAATACCGGCCCAGGATTACCAGTTCTTGTATGATTGGGGGGTACGGGGGGTTTTCGGCCCGGGAACAATTATTTCGATCGCTGCACAAAAGATCCTGACCGATTTAATGCAGGACCACTAGCTTGCCCGCCGGAAGAGCAGGGAAGTGCAGTTCCCTCCGAAACCAAAGGAATTGGAAAGCACATACCGTACCGGGCGCTTTTCTTCAAACTTAATCAGCGGACTGGCATATGCTTTCATCGGGTTTGATATATTCAGACTTGGGTAAAGTTCTGAATAGTATATACTGAGAATGCTGTAAATCGCCTCCACTGCGCCAGCTGCACCAAGTGTGTGCCCGGTGAATGATTTGGTTGAACTGAATGGAGGCAGCTGCCCAAACAGCTCTTTCATACCAAAAAGCTCCACATCGTCATTGTTATTAGTGCCTGTACCGTGCGCATTGACGTAACCTATCTCCCCCGGATCGACGCCCGCCATGGCAACAGCTTCACGCATGCAACGGATCGCGCCGGTAGCCTCATCCGACATTGCCGAAGGGTGATATGCATCGTTCGCATTGCCATAACCAGCCACTTCCGCATACACTTTTTTGCCGGCCGCATTTCCCTCAGATTCCAGAACAAGATAAGCGGCTCCTTCACCCAGGTTAAGTCCATCCCGGTTTTCGTCAAATGGCTTACAAGCCGACTCCGACAGTATTTTTAGCGCATTGAACCCGTTTACCGTATATTTCGCGAGACTGTCGACACCTCCGACGATTACCCTGCCGGCCCGGCCACTCCTGATCAGTCTCGCCCCGAGCATGATCGCATTGGCGGATGACGAACAGGCCGTATTGATCGTGTCTGTGAAACCCCGGATCTTATACCTCTCAATCAGTTTGAGGGTATGGGCAGAACAGCCGTAAGCGTCCAGGTACTCCGACCCACTGGACTTCAAATTTGCATCTTCGTATAGCTGATCTGTGAGACACATCCCCCCGACAGTACTCGCAGATACGAGTGCAGTTTCGGGATCCGAAAGCGCTCGGGCTGTTAAACCCGCATCTTCAATCGCCTCTTCAAAGGCTTTACTAGCTAAAAGACATGTCCTGGTGTAGCCGACACTGTCCTCCAAACCAAGTATTTCCTTTAATCTGTCATTCGATATCCCACATTCCCCAAAAGGCAATTTGGAAGCATACTGGGATTCGAAATGAACTGCTTTGCCAATGCCGGTTACGCCGGAGCGAAGGCTTTGGTGGTTTTCTGACAGATTTTTTCCTATGGCCGAAATCATGCCCATTCCGGTGACAAGGACCTTTTGCATGTTCAGGCCATTTTAGTGTTGGCGAGAATGTATTCTGCCATATGGTTGACATCAATCAGTATTTTACGGCCTTCTGCCGGATTGGTAATCTTGATACCATATTCTCTTTCGAGCAGCACCACGAGTTCCAGGGAGTCGATGGAATCCAGTCCCAGATCACCGCCAAAAAGTGGCTCATCGTCCCTAATGTCTTCCGGATTGACGTCTAACAGATTCAGGTATTGTACAATTTGCCCCTTCAAAATGGGCTTCAAACTTGCTATGTCCATATGAGTAATTAAGTACGCTGCGGAATCAAACTTAAATAATTCTTTCGAGCCTGAGTTTAAAATAGGTCCCCAGTTGGCAAATCAATATAAAAATCCCTAAAAAAGAGAACACCAGCCCAAGCTCGCGCCAGCTTCCACCTTTTAAAAACAAAATATAAAATCCCTGCAAACACCAGTGGAGCGGTGAAAAGTTGCTGGCAAATTGCATGAAGCCAGGCATGACGAAGGTTGGCACCAGAATACCACCGATCGCACCAAAAATAATAATTGAGATCGCGCCGAAACCGTTAGCCTGCTGCTCAGTTTTCGAGAAAGCACCGATCATTAAAGCATAACTAACCGCAGCCATACTGCTGACGAAAATGACCGCAATCAATGCCAGGAAATTATCAGGTACCGACAATTTGGGAAGGCCCAATTGCGGCAGAATCCAGATTCCCATCGAGAATGTAAGTGCGACCTGCAACACTGCCACGATCACGTAAATCGCCATTTTACTGAACATAACCAGCATAAATGTGGTAGGCATCGTCTTCAGTCTTAAAAAGCTTCCGTTCACCCGTTCCTTTACAATATTGCTGCCGAGCGAAACGACCATAAAAAACATGGCGAAAATTGTCCAGGCTGGCACATTATGCTGTGTCGAATTAGGTAATGCAGTGGAATTATTATTGCTGGCTACAATCTGCTCGATCTTCACCCGGTTCGATATCATCTTTTCTTTCAGTACCTCAGATTTATCACCAAGGCTCATATTGGCATACATTCTGTCGATCATCAGCGAATTCTCGATCATACTCATGTAAGATTGCACAATGCCCATAACCGACTGGCTGTAATTTTCCTGCAGCACAGGATCGTTGTAGAAGGATAATTGGGGCATGTCCACTTTATCTTTGGCGACGGAATCATATTCGAGCCCGAGGTCGTCCATGAGTATTTTACTTACATCGCCCGCATTACTTTCCAAACCCGCTGAGAATGTTGCCGGAATAAAAAGTGCAATCATTTTTCCTCTGGAAAGCAATTCCGAACGCAAAGACTGCTGGGGTATCTGGTCCTGGCCGTCTATTTTAAAAAGTCCGGATTCCGTGAGCGCCTTTACCAGCTTAGCTCCTTCCCTTCCCTGATCATGGTTGACTACCAGCAGTGGTATCTGGTTCTCATTGACCATTTTATACGCACTATCCTGGATTATTGTAATGATAAAAACGAGCAGGAGCGGCATCAAAAACATAAGCGCAAGGCCGGTCTTATCATTGATAAGCAGTAAAAATTCTTTGCGAAGTGAGGAAAATATTTTGAACATCTTAGTCCCTGTACGCCTCTCCGGTCAGGTTGATAAATAGTGATTGCAGGCTGGAAACATTATGCTCACTCTTTAATGCCTGAATGCCTCCTTTAGCAATAACCTTACCATGGTCTATCAAAGCGATGTTTTTGCAGAATTCCTCGGCTTCGGACATGTGATGGGAAGTATAAATAATGGTTGTACCGGCTTCATTAACCGATTGCAGGTACCGGATAATCGCATTCCTGCTCTGCACATCAACACCCACTGTGGGCTCATCGAGAAAGAGAATGGCCGGCTCGTGAATGATCCCTATCGCCAGGTTCACACGCCTTTTCATACCGCCGGAAAAAGTTTCAACCTTATTGTCGGAAGCTTTCGAAAGTCCCAGCACTTCCAGCAGATATTCCCGCCGCTGTTCGAGCTGCTTCCTGGGAATATTGTACATGGCTCCAAAATAGTCGAAATTCTGACGGGGTGTTAGTTCCTGATAGAAGGCATATTCCTGCGGCACAAAACCAATCCTGCTTTTCCTCTGAGGCTCAGAAAGCGACTGGCCCCCAACAAAGAAACTGACATCTCCTGAAGACGCCGGGACGATGCCACATAAAATTGAGATCAGTGTTGTTTTTCCTGCACCGTTGGGCCCGAGCAGGCCAAATACATCGCCTGTCAGGATCTGTAAGGAAACATCCGTAAGGCTATTCTCCTGAGCACCTTTGTATTTTTTTGAAACATGCTGGATTTCTATACATGTCTGATCGGCTGCTTCCATCATTTTAATCACTTCCCGAGGTTTAGTCTGGAAAGTTTCTGAAACGCTTCCTTTTCCACCAACCTGATATCCAACAACATATCTGCTATTTCATTGAAATCTTTTTGCTCAGTAAGCCGGCCTTTGTACACACCGGCCATTTTAATCGCACTCGCCCGCCACATATCGCCGGCTTTCGTAAAATCCTCCGAAACCTGCACCAGCCTGTCGTCCTGCATGTAAGCAGCAGCTTCTTCCAGAAACGCTCCGTACAAAAAGCGAAAGCCGCCGCCGCCTGTGCCGATCTCTTCCTGCATTCTAACAATCTGGCCGAGATAAAGACTGGCTTTTTTTAAGCCGAGCTTGTCACGCCATTTTCTGATGTGGTTTGAAGTATGCCTGATCCCATCAACGCCCGCAAAATTTCCCGGAATACGCAGCATATCGCGCACATTGCGGTTAATACCTTTTACAATTCCTTTGCGGATCATGTCGTCGGAAATTGGTTTGACGCTTTCGGGGAAATAAATATGCCCCTTCGGAGCGAGCGGCCCCTGTGCAAACCGGACGCGCGACAATTCCTCGCGGGAAAGTGACGTAACGTCTTCCATTACCGGATCACTGACCATGTAGCGATCAGCTTCACTCCCAAAAACGATGAGGTTATGGGCATTGAAATGAAACCGGTATTCTTTGGGAAAATAGGTGAGGTGAAAAACACCAACCTGGCACCCAACCGGAATACCTTCTCTTACTTTTTGGTCTAAGAAAGCTTCTGCAGCTGCCGGATTAGAAAATTTCTTGCGGGTAACCTCCACACCCAGAGATTTGCAGGTCCTCTTGAATATCGCGCCTGGCATCGTCCTGAACGAAATCGCGGGACCGTTATTAACTGTTAAAAACGGAATTTGAATATAAAAAAGGCCCGACCCCATCCCGAATGCAAGCGGCTCGGTCATAAAGTCCAGCCCATGATAGCGCAGCAAAGCCGTGGTTACCCCGTTCTCACAGTGCGCTGTTTGAACGTGGTGGAATTCATCCGTTTGACTATCGACCTTCACTGGCTCAACCTTTAAAATTTTTCAAATTATCAACTGTGATATCAAACGCCCGGGCATATTTTTCAAGCTTCCGGTCGCTCAATTTCTGGAATATGGCGGGCTTCAAATGCCTTCTGATAAAAAACGGGAAGAAGCCGGTGTACCCTGATAGTACCGGCAGATCCATCAGCCGAAGTTCCATAAAATAAAAAATCGGGCTTTTTTCTCCGTTTGCCACCGCCAGCCTCGCCTCTTCCACACGCTCGTTTACGTTCTCCCAGGCACTATCAAGTGCCAGCTTCTTGACCTCCCAACCCTTACTTAATGCAGTTTCATACTTACCGTCTTCATTTTTGACGTAGCACACTTCTCTGGTAAATTTATCCAGCGCACCTGTATCCTGGGGAAGGTCTTCCTTTTTCATTGTAAAGTGCCGTTTTTAACACACAGTCAATAAACAAAACATGTAGGAGAAACGTGAACTTTCGGGAACCGCGAGCAGAATTTTTTCACCCTTTTTCAACGCGCCGCTGTTAAATACCTCTTCCAGCATCATATAAATAGACGCAGCCCCCACATTTCCCTTGGTAACCAAATTGGTATACCATTTCTCTTTCGGGATTTCCATCCCATTTTCTTTAAAAAAATCATCAATCTTG
This Dyadobacter sp. UC 10 DNA region includes the following protein-coding sequences:
- a CDS encoding ABC transporter permease, yielding MFKIFSSLRKEFLLLINDKTGLALMFLMPLLLVFIITIIQDSAYKMVNENQIPLLVVNHDQGREGAKLVKALTESGLFKIDGQDQIPQQSLRSELLSRGKMIALFIPATFSAGLESNAGDVSKILMDDLGLEYDSVAKDKVDMPQLSFYNDPVLQENYSQSVMGIVQSYMSMIENSLMIDRMYANMSLGDKSEVLKEKMISNRVKIEQIVASNNNSTALPNSTQHNVPAWTIFAMFFMVVSLGSNIVKERVNGSFLRLKTMPTTFMLVMFSKMAIYVIVAVLQVALTFSMGIWILPQLGLPKLSVPDNFLALIAVIFVSSMAAVSYALMIGAFSKTEQQANGFGAISIIIFGAIGGILVPTFVMPGFMQFASNFSPLHWCLQGFYILFLKGGSWRELGLVFSFLGIFILICQLGTYFKLRLERII
- a CDS encoding ABC transporter ATP-binding protein, which translates into the protein MMEAADQTCIEIQHVSKKYKGAQENSLTDVSLQILTGDVFGLLGPNGAGKTTLISILCGIVPASSGDVSFFVGGQSLSEPQRKSRIGFVPQEYAFYQELTPRQNFDYFGAMYNIPRKQLEQRREYLLEVLGLSKASDNKVETFSGGMKRRVNLAIGIIHEPAILFLDEPTVGVDVQSRNAIIRYLQSVNEAGTTIIYTSHHMSEAEEFCKNIALIDHGKVIAKGGIQALKSEHNVSSLQSLFINLTGEAYRD
- a CDS encoding BtrH N-terminal domain-containing protein, which produces MKVDSQTDEFHHVQTAHCENGVTTALLRYHGLDFMTEPLAFGMGSGLFYIQIPFLTVNNGPAISFRTMPGAIFKRTCKSLGVEVTRKKFSNPAAAEAFLDQKVREGIPVGCQVGVFHLTYFPKEYRFHFNAHNLIVFGSEADRYMVSDPVMEDVTSLSREELSRVRFAQGPLAPKGHIYFPESVKPISDDMIRKGIVKGINRNVRDMLRIPGNFAGVDGIRHTSNHIRKWRDKLGLKKASLYLGQIVRMQEEIGTGGGGFRFLYGAFLEEAAAYMQDDRLVQVSEDFTKAGDMWRASAIKMAGVYKGRLTEQKDFNEIADMLLDIRLVEKEAFQKLSRLNLGK